From Micromonas commoda chromosome 3, complete sequence, a single genomic window includes:
- a CDS encoding predicted protein — protein MAIARAHLVSLAPHRSGARRGSPRSWGESGVLGARRVKTPRMRGLTLASLEESTVGYPVFEKMVGKWDDSVRYVHENMQETPRIQLSGTREVKITPQGTVKLRSSTTFPNGKVLELSFVGERVEEAFGLHDVVRFERVANEGEDEKPKGYYPIVILASEHPALDDQKSWDHVVVREVMADTGRVLLSETITLIPASTIGSDGDLVQTPFLEATHVAQEVKEDGSLGGVQLWRSTRTPDIQEEVAAMRMKDQETWTAMNVDSTAYRASPAKASSSRPTRLGAGIGKKGGAPSRTGTGGGPGGNNNAVPTQAGKPLSGGKGATVIRLDLEEDDAVLEG, from the exons ATGGcgatcgctcgcgctcatctCGTTTCACTCGCCCCGCATCGCTCGGGAGCTCGgaggggctcgccgcggtcgtgggGTGAGTCCGGCGTGCTAGGGGCGCGGCGTGTCAAAACGCCCCGCATGAGGGGGCTCACACTCGCATCGTTGGAGGAGTCGACGGTCGGGTACCCCGTGTTCGAGAAGATGGTGGGCAAGTGGGACGACAGCGTACGATACGTTCACGAGAACATGCAGGAGACGCCGAGGATCCAGCTCAGCGGTACCAGAGAG GTCAAGATCACCCCGCAGGGCACCGTCAAGCTCCGCTCGTCCACTACCTTCCCCAACGGCAAGGTTCTCGAACTCTCCTTCGTCGGCGAGAGggtcgaggaggcgttcgggctccacgacgtcgtcagGTTCGAGCGGGTGGCaaacgagggcgaggacgagaagcCGAAGGGGTATTACCCCATCGTCATACTCGCCTCCGAGCACCCGGCGCTGGACGACCAGAAGTCCTGGGACCACGTCGTGGTCCGCGAGGTGATGGCAGACACCGGTCGGGTCTTACTGAGCGAGACCATCACGCTCATACCCGCCTCGACGATCGGGTCGGATGGGGACCTCGTCCAGACGCCGTTTCTCGAGGCGACGCACGTCGCGCAGGAGGTGAAGGAGGACGGCAGCCTGGGGGGCGTCCAGCTGTGGAGGTCCACCAGAACGCCGGACATccaggaggaggtggcggcgatgcggaTGAAGGACCAGGAGACGTGGACGGCCATGAACGTGGACAGCACCGCGTacagggcgtcgccggctaaggcgtcgagctcgaggcccactcggctcggcgccggcatcgggaagaagggcggcgcgcccagTAGAacggggacgggcggcggaCCGGGGGGGAACAACAACGCCGTGCCGACCCAGGCAGGCAAACCCCTCAGTGGGGGCAAGGGGGCGACCGTCATACGACTCGActtggaggaggacgacgcggtaTTGGAGGGATAG
- a CDS encoding predicted protein, whose product GNDKAPWRFTGRALYQLNLVRSSEARKHVPKDLKLVELFGWTLGGVYLARYDDSPAGTFDEMVALGGLVWNPPTSCAWAARVLVNSKEARQHGVKTCGLPSHFVDFNDELDRAPERHGWWKDTRPESGLARAERFVKGGWKNALRKNDEAPKETKGGERVVVRDGKGAELCSLALPHAAPSLPGPRIKMFLPSFSGRTDTCPDLLKYSLELNANVRLSAPLAVASLTASDPTPAPAAVVSDESPAAERDAALAGILRGKPLLCIAFDCMQMDVGVPKVV is encoded by the exons GGAAACGATAAGGCGCCCTGGCGATTCACCGGCAGGGCGCTGTACCAGCTCAATCTCGTGAGATCCTCCGAGGCCCGCAAGCACGTGCCGAAGGACCTCAAGCTCGTCGAGCTCTTCGGATGGACGCTGGGCGGTGTCTACTTGGCGAGGTACGACGACTCGCCCGCGGGAACCTTCGACGAGATGGTCGCCCTTGGCGGTCTGGTGTGGAACCCGCCCACATCGTGCGCGTGGGCCGCGAGGGTCCTGGTCAACAGCAAGGAGGCGAGGCAGCACGGCGTCAAGACATGCGGGCTCCCCTCGCACTTCGTCGACTTCAACGACGAGCTGGATCGTGCGCCCGAGAGGCACGGTTGGTGGAAGGACACGAGGCCCGAGTccgggctcgcgcgggccGAGAGGTTCGTGAAGGGCGGATGGAAGAATGCGCTGCGCAAGAATGATGAGGCGCCCAAGGAGACGAAGGGCGGGGAGAGGGTGGTCGTGAGGGACGGTAAGGGCGCCGAGCTATGCTCGCTCGCGCTTccccacgcggcgccgtcgctgccGGGACCCAGGATCAAGATGTTCCTCCCGAGCTTCAGCGGCCGCACCGACACCTGCCCGGACCTGCTCAAGTACTCTCTCGAGCTCAACGCGAACGTGAGGCTGAGCGCGCCC CTCGCCGTGGCGTCACTGACTGCGTCGGATcccacgccggcgcccgccgccgtcgtgagCGACgagtcaccggcggcggagagggacgcggcgctcgctgGAATCCTCCGCGGCAAGCCGCTGCTCTGCATAGCCTTCGACTGCATGCAGATGGACGTGGGCGTGCCCAAGGTTGTG
- a CDS encoding predicted protein encodes MSSSGMSPFYPLFVLSAPTLLIATAALSLHQFKMFYIAFTNMANERSGNPLWMMVQPVMKDLARVMEGVLGNAHSFKPGLTHVMLTALMLAIIVSLERVRSAVLASKRAPARLD; translated from the exons ATGTCGTCTTCCGGCATGTCTCCATTCTATCCTCTCTTCGTCCTATCGGCTCCCACGCTCTtgatcgccaccgcg GCTCTCTCGTTGCACCAGTTCAAGATGTTTTACATAGCCTTCACCAACATGGCAAACGAGAGGTCGGGCAATCCCTTGTGGATGATGGTTCAGCCCGTCATGAAGGATCTGGCGCGGGTGATGGAGGGTGTGCTGGGCAACGCTCATAGCTTCAAGCCCGGGCTGACCCACGTGATGCTCACGGCGCTCATGCTGGCGATCATCGTGTCGCTCGAGAGGGTGAGGAGCGCGGTGTTGGCATCGAAGCGTGCCCCGGCGCGACTCGATTGA
- a CDS encoding predicted protein has translation MTAIVRLGDILHAAISRGDAAKAIELLEHGAPVNERRDHGTTPLHWASSEDYVDIVEALLAHGADPNAAASDGCTPLHYAAR, from the coding sequence ATGACCGCCATAGTGCGCCTGGGGGACATCCTTCACGCGGCTATTtcccggggcgacgccgcgaaggcgatcgagctgctggagcacggcgcgcccgtgaacgagcgacgcgatcaCGGCACCACGCCCCTCCACTGGGCATCCTCGGAGGACTACGTGGACATCGTTGAGGCCCTGCTCGcacacggcgcggaccctaacgcggcggcatccgaCGGGTGCACGCCGCTGCACTACGCCGCcagg
- a CDS encoding predicted protein has translation MAPEASFAECHELIEEMRRIYATDEDALKVRALNQQFKEVRKLCEDREAHMQTVIKEMVKRVADAEKRATPSESPSEHQKRIAQVEAEKRAAGEFLTHMEAEAQALEHMQAELKSQSANLKVKKQEVDAIEMDDVPRAKHELSLYAHISKISWQYETTDRIKGRVNAHEGKDLQVIDYAVGDRSEYQLANDLWNLID, from the coding sequence atggcTCCCGAGGCTTCCTTCGCCGAGTGCCATgagctcatcgaggagaTGCGTCGCATCTACGCCACGGACGAGGATGCGCTTAAGGTTAGGGCGCTGAATCAGCAGTTTAAGGAGGTGCGGAAGCTCtgcgaggaccgcgaggcGCACATGCAGACGGTCATCAAGGAGATGGTGAAGCGCGTGGCGGATGCGGAGAAGAGGGCGACCCCGTCGGAGTCCCCTTCCGAACATCAGAAGCGCATCGCGCAggtcgaggcggagaagcgcgccgcgggcgagttTCTCACCCACATGGAGGCTGAGGCTCAGGCCCTGGAGCACATGCAGGCGGAGCTCAAGTCGCAGAGCGCCAACCTCAAGGTGAAGAAGCAGGAGGTTGACGCCATCGAGATGGACGACGTGCCCAGGGCGAAGCACGAGCTCTCGCTTTACGCGCACATATCCAAGATCTCGTGGCAGTACGAGACCACGGACAGGATCAAGGGTCGGGTGAACGCGCACGAGGGGAAGGACCTGCAGGTGATCGACTACGCCGTCGGGGATAGGTCGGAGTACCAGCTCGCAAACGACCTCTGGAACCTCATAGACTGA
- a CDS encoding predicted protein: SSLALRIGEVLREHDIVRHADRVVLCVSGGVDSVALLHLMVELRQEWALDLHILHFNHGKRAESREEEAFVKDLGAKLGVEVHVRRPTKAFDTSGFQAKARAWRRDEAEKLLDAVAGQVILQGHHADDQTETVLMKMMRGCHVSNIAGMSHRAGNYGRPLLDVSKDELRRYLTSRALEWREDASNADVAFLRNRVRAELVPVLR, encoded by the coding sequence TCGTCCCTGGCGTTGCGCATCGGAGAGGTGCTCCGGGAGCACGACATCGTCCGTCACGCTGATAGGGTAGTCTTGTGCGTGAGCGGAGGCGTGGACTCGGTCGCGCTGCTGCACCTAATGGTCGAGCTTCGACAGGAATGGGCGCTCGACCTGCACATCCTGCACTTCAACCACGGCAAGCGCGCCGAATcccgggaggaggaggcgttcgTGAAGGATCTCGGCGCGAAACTCGGGGTCGAGGTGCACGTCAGGCGCCCGACGAAGGCGTTCGACACCTCCGGGTTCCAGGCGAAGGCGCGGGCCTGGCggagggacgaggcggagaaactcctcgacgccgtcgcgggccaGGTCATCTTGCAGGGGcaccacgccgacgaccagACCGAGACGGTCCTCATGAAGATGATGCGGGGGTGTCACGTGTCAAACATCGCGGGCATGTCGCATCGAGCGGGCAATTACGGTCGCCCCCTGCTGGACGTTTCGAAGGACGAACTTCGTCGTTACCTGACGTCCCGAGCGTTGGAGTGGCGGGAGGATGCGTCCAACGCGGATGTCGCCTTTTTACGGAAcagggtccgcgccgagctcgtcccggTGTTGCGC
- a CDS encoding predicted protein, whose protein sequence is MSTLAATKADGFYYPPDWTPEGGSASLARKFNKNGSLGKRANKLHEGKLTVRFEMPYNVGCRRCGQTIARGVRFNAEKRVVGKYHSTPIYAFTMLTRCCANQLEIHTDPKDAEYVIVSGADRRIGGAGAATRYNDHAKGLDAEGTTEIELQSREERDAMMADPMGRLERTVGMVRAAEDGDGPSASGRAPPTFIELRDQSKNRWKDDYEANRTLRRAMRGQRKEIKALREEGKRLNLAEHIKLLPRSEEDA, encoded by the coding sequence atgtcgaccctcgccgccaccaaAGCGGACGGCTTCTACTACCCACCCGACTGGACCCCCGAGGGCGGcagcgcgagcctcgcccgCAAGTTCAACAAGAATGGCAGCCTCGGCAAGCGCGCGAACAAGCTCCACGAAGGGAAGCTCACCGTGCGCTTCGAGATGCCCTACAACGTGGGGTGCCGGCGGTGCGGCCAGaccatcgcgcggggcgttcgGTTCAACGCGGAGAAGAGGGTCGTGGGCAAGTACCACAGCACGCCCATCTACGCCTTCACCATGCTCACCAGGTGCTGCGCCAACCAGCTCGAGATCCACACCGACCCCAAGGACGCCGAGTACGTCATCGTGAGCGGCGCAGACAGACGGatcggaggcgcgggcgccgccaccAGGTACAACGACCACGCCAAGggtctcgacgccgagggtaCCACGGAGATCGAGCTGCAATCCagggaggaacgcgacgccaTGATGGCAGATCCGATGGGACGGCTGGAGCGAACAGTGGGAATGGTCcgagccgcggaggacggagacggcccgtcggcgtccggccgcgcgcctcccacGTTCATAGAGCTCAGGGACCAGTCAAAAAACAGGTGGAAGGACGACTACGAGGCCAACAGGACGCTGCGACGGGCGATGAGGGGGCAGCGGAAGGAGATAAAGGCGCTGCGGGAGGAGGGAAAGAGGCTCAACCTGGCCGAGCACATAAAGCTGCTCCCGCGGTCGGAAGAggacgcg
- a CDS encoding predicted protein, protein MEHPTAAETAANAATDIAPPTGWAAVKQKIVACFWEVEEHLADIFGLNDSKYQFAIDEYMQKKQEEEDRAEYEAWEREQEEAKENERLAAEADALEGGGDGFEEVRLTSEAGKEER, encoded by the coding sequence ATGGAGCACCCGACCGCGGCTgagaccgccgcgaacgcggccaCCGACATCGCCCCACCCACTGgatgggcggcggtgaaACAGAAGATCGTGGCGTGCTTCTGGGAGGTCGAGGAGCACCTCGCGGACATCTTCGGCCTGAACGACAGCAAGTACCAGTTCGCCATCGACGAGTACATGCAGAAGAAgcaagaggaggaggatcgcGCCGAGTACGAGGCGTGGGAGAgggagcaggaggaggcgaaggagaacgagcgtctcgcggcggaggctgacgcgCTGGAAGGGGGaggcgacggcttcgaggaGGTGCGCCTCACGTCGGAGGCGGGCAAGGAAGAGCGTTAG
- a CDS encoding predicted protein — protein MYDSGRVLFGKSSLFKDPFTGVPLSKNARPDLDVALFVDEGRCIGCHQCKHAAPHTFKMEPHFNVARVETQWADSEEDLETAVACCPKDCIHTVPKADLALLEWIHRSQPRQRIVTCSVESMSGKGRGLEESPFVAMERFERRRTEMMRDAEEAAKRAKKREEAEAAMEMVSNVVGIGSWAGFFSRQRADEPAEKTRAPSCPLPAVYVNASLLLPQFSSMISEPAIDE, from the coding sequence ATGTACGACTCCGGCCGAGTTTTGTTCGGCAAGTCCAGCCTGTTTAAGGATCCATTCACTGGCGTCCCCCTCAGCAAGAACGCGAGGCCCgatctcgacgtcgcgctcttTGTGGATGAGGGAAGGTGCATAGGCTGCCACCAGTGCAAGCACGCGGCTCCACACACATTCAAAATGGAGCCCCACTTCAACGTCGCGAGGGTGGAGACGCAGTGGGCGGACagcgaggaggacctcgAGACCGCCGTGGCGTGCTGCCCCAAGGACTGCATCCACACCGTGCCCAAGGCTGACCTGGCACTCCTAGAGTGGATCCACAGAAGCCAGCCGCGGCAGAGGATCGTGACGTGCTCTGTCGAGTCCATGAGCGGGAAAGGCCGCGGCTTGGAGGAATCACCTTTCGTCGCGATGGAACGGTTCGAGCGCAGGCGGACGGAGATGatgagggacgcggaggaggcggccaagcGAGCCAAGAAGAgagaggaggcggaggcggcgatggagatGGTCAGCAACGTCGTCGGGATCGGGTCGTGGGCTGGGTTCTTCAGTCGCcaacgcgccgacgaaccAGCGGAGaaaacgcgcgcgccatcgtgCCCCTTGCCCGCCGTGTACGTCAACGCGTCCCTGCTCCTTCCGCAGTTCTCGTCCATGATCTCCGAGCCCGCGATTGACGAGTGA
- a CDS encoding predicted protein — translation MGKLAKKVQGAIPVVSLVSKLLTPEGGIGVETLSYNEYCRIKLDAAGGTAYGEALSELCDAGKKEPRTLLLLTWMVYEGDGLLPVDQAMSAARRLASTGFDYEYEIYKFEQARDEALGRMRRGGRERTRDQAGATKAAAAALEVCLGGADGLDDAGKERVRVVAEATISPV, via the coding sequence ATGGGCAAGCTGGCGAAGAAGGTCCAGGGCGCCATTCCGGTGGTGAGCCTGGTGTCCAAGCTCCTCACCCCCGAGGGCGGCATCGGCGTGGAGACCCTCTCCTACAACGAGTACTGCAGGAtcaagctcgacgccgcggggggcaccGCGTACGGCGAGGCGCTCTCTGAACTCTGCGACGCCGGCAAGAAGGAGCCGAGGACGCTGCTGCTCCTGACCTGGATGGtgtacgagggcgacgggctTTTGCCGGTGGACCaggcgatgagcgccgcgcgcaggctCGCGAGCACCGGTTTCGACTACGAGTACGAGATCTACAAGTTCGAGCAGGCGCGGGACGAGGCTCTGGGCAGGATGAGGCGGGGCGGGAGGGAGCGGACCAGGGACcaggcgggcgcgacgaaagccgcggccgcggcgctcgaggtgtgcctgggcggcgccgacgggttggacgacgcggggaaggagcgcgtccgcgtcgtggcggaggcgaccaTCTCGCCGGTGTAG
- a CDS encoding predicted protein → MRERKNITLVRKPVKVLMLFAQVCLDGCRRSFDWLIHHRVLFYPLIISTLVYAYLASFPGPWTPAVVEVRYNFEFLVWWVGLGVLSSIGLGTGMHSGLLFLFPHILKVCRSAEACGGVGFDTRENIWFVMKGEDLFKCDGATVEATWMNVWLAVLPACVLWGGGTAAGEIPPYWISFLAAKAGEENDELLELETEDRSAMNAVKKNIHEWKVWMIGFMKTHGFWGLVAMAAWPNAAFDLCGICCGTFMMPFWHFFGATFIGKALMKAPAQGAVFSTLFSEGPRMAVVHFIAELFPRGWGVREILDAGAAKALNKMSSGAKGSAAKAVASGISLSDAWGVFITVVVVYFAASCVEQMAQMKQGYMDRDEVAKVHGFRRSNRRSLGTPAKKYQ, encoded by the coding sequence ATGCGTGAGCGCAAGAACATCACGCTCGTCCGCAAGCCCGTCAAGGTCCTCATGCTCTTCGCCCAAGTCTGCCTCGACGGGTGCCGAAGATCCTTCGACTGGCTCATCCACCACCGGGTGCTCTTCTACCCTCTCATCATCTCCACGCTCGTGTACGCCTACCTCGCCAGCTTTCCCGGACCGTGGACCCCCGCGGTTGTGGAGGTAAGGTACAACTTCGAGTTCCTCGTGTGGTGGGTCGGCCTGGGCGTGCTGTCGTCCATCGGGCTTGGCACCGGCATGCACAGCggcctcctcttcctcttccCGCACATCCTGAAGGTGTGCAGGAGTGCAgaggcgtgcggcggcgtcgggttcgacACGAGGGAGAACATCTGGTTCGTCATGAAGGGCGAGGACCTGTTCAAGTGCGATGGCGCCACCGTGGAAGCCACGTGGATGAACGTGTGGCTCGCGGTGCTGCCGGCGTGCGTGCTGTGGGGCgggggcaccgccgcgggtgagaTTCCGCCGTACTGGATatcgttcctcgccgccaaggctggggaggagaacgacgagctcctcgagctggaGACGGAGGATAGGAGCGCCATGAACGCGGTGAAGAAGAATATCCACGAGTGGAAGGTGTGGATGATTGGGTTTATGAAGACGCACGGGTTCTGGGGTTTGGTTGCCATGGCCGCCTGGCCAAACGCGGCTTTCGACCTCTGCGGCATCTGCTGCGGGACGTTCATGATGCCTTTCTGGCACTTCTTCGGGGCGACGTTCATCGGTAAGGCGCTGATGAAGGCACCGGCACAAGGGGCGGTGTTCTCCACGCTCTTCAGCGAGGGGCCGAGGATGGCGGTGGTGCACTTTATCGCCGAGCTGTTTCCCCGCGGGTGGGGCGTCCGCGAGAttctcgacgccggcgcagcCAAGGCGCTCAACAAGATGTCGAGCGGCGCCAAGGGttccgccgcgaaggcggtCGCCTCGGGTATCTCTCTTTCGGACGCGTGGGGCGTATTCATTACCGTGGTGGTGGTTtacttcgcggcgtcgtgcgtaGAGCAGATGGCACAGATGAAGCAGGGGTACATGGACAGAGATGAGGTTGCAAAGGTTCACGGGTTCAGGCGCAGCAACCGGAGGAGCCTCGGTACTCCGGCGAAGAAGTACCAGTGA
- a CDS encoding predicted protein (Encodes a protein with a conserved proline-rich motif.), translating into MDTLAGDALGAGSVPANELRQVKQLLWTVIAEKLNPAEVDEVRRALGSSAIDENDQLMMEADALAEIIGDVRQRTDATAHARRLYDNPRRALIEGELRLLVQSIKRCASGDYAEASGRPGSTGSASSQEREIRWQDIGSGTANDPMVEARREERERGLRTADPAAAKRAERLMAGDSRERKMLDYVTGVADAAAIRAGTPRTPPSRPASSSVSRPGTGASAGSGGSSGSALGNPVAAVEQFGGKINAFDVDKVAVPLKELLAEERAALLDDVEYLQTCLEDEADRGKRVEAPAPEVEELTAYGDKLREVWEGEKERAEHIVKVERMFDQPSVKGRVGKLRSMAATLSEDANGDGVDLGDDTSARVDRLVIGGPTTKPALNPVPPSGAPPLVPRPPGAPPRGGRPSRPMAGRK; encoded by the exons atGGACACGCTGGCCggggacgcgctcggggcggGCTCCGTGCCCGCGAACGAGCTGCGTCAGGTGAAGCAGCTCCTGTGGACCGTCATAGCGGAGAAACTAAACCCGGCGGAGGTCGATGAG GTTCGCCGAGCGCTGGGATCGAGCGCCATAGATGAAAACGATCAGCTGATGATGGAGGctgacgcgctcgccgagatcATCGGAGACGTCAGGCAGCGcaccgacgccaccgcgcacgcgaggCGACTCTACGACAACCCGAGACGAGCTCTCATCGAGGGGGAGCTCAGGCTGCTCGTGCAGAGCATCAAGCGGTGCGCGTCGGGGGACtacgccgaggcgagcggcAGGCCCGGGAGCACcgggagcgcgtcgtcgcaggAGAGGGAGATACGGTGGCAGGACATCGGCAGCGGCACCGCGAACGATCCGATGGTGGAGGCTCGgagggaggaacgcgagcgaggaTTGCGAacggcggatccggcggcggcgaagcgggcGGAGAGGCTCATGGCGGGCGACTCGAGGGAGCGGAAGATGCTGGACTACGtcacgggcgtcgcggatgccgcggcgATCAGGGCCGgcacgccgaggacgccgccgtcgagacCCGCGAGCTCATCCGTCTCCAGGCCGGgcacgggcgcgtccgcggggtcgGGGGGCTCGAGCGGGTCGGCGCTCGGTaatcccgtcgccgcggtggagcagTTCGGGGGCAAGATCAACGCGTTCGACGTGGACAAGGTTGCCGTGCCGCTCAAGgagctgctcgcggaggagagggcggcgCTGTTGGACGACGTGGAGTACCTCCAGACGTGcctggaggacgaggccgatCGAGGTAAGAGGGTGGAGGCGCCAGCGCCGGAGGTTGAGGAGCTCACCGCGTACGGGGATAAGCTCAGGGAGGTGTGGGAGGGAGAAaaggaacgcgcggagcacATAGTCAAGGTGGAGCGGATGTTCGACCAGCCCTCGGTGAAGGGTCGGGTGGGAAAGCTGaggtcgatggcggcgacgctctccGAGGATGcaaacggcgacggggtTGACTTAGGCGACGACACGAGCGCCAGGGTGGACCGCCTGGTCATCGGGggaccgacgacgaagccCGCTCTGAATCCTGTGCCTCCGtcgggtgcgccgccgctggtTCCAAGACCCCcgggcgcaccgccgcggggaggtCGGCCCAGTAGACCCATGGCTGGAAGGAAATAG
- a CDS encoding predicted protein, giving the protein KEYTFDGVFDQESNQKEVYEDVGKPVLKDVLQGYNGSILAYGQTGAGKTHSLLNSGMGVDGKPDPKQAGLLPRLVAALFVHVGADVKHVYTVEASMLQIYNEQVDCLLGDDREKAQGLQVTGKSEVKGLVWHKCKTPNELLQCFQKGRMNLVYAETKMNKSSSRSHAVFQIKVSKRPRALDKTGTKGGKVEMKATFGKLTVVDLAGSERIKKSGVTGTQLKEATNINSSLLSFGNIVQALAEKKKFIPYRDSKLTRILEDSVGGNCKTSLLVCCSPSAESSDETVSTLEFASRAARIEITATINE; this is encoded by the coding sequence AAGGAGTACACGTTCGACGGCGTGTTCGACCAGGAATCCAACCAAAAGGAAGTTTACGAGGACGTGGGTAAGCCCGTGCTCAAGGATGTGCTCCAGGGGTACAACGGAAGCATCTTGGCGTACGGCcagacgggcgcgggcaagACGCACTCGTTGTTGAACAGCGGCATGGGCGTGGACGGCAAGCCCGACCCGAAGCAGGCAGGTTTGCTCCccaggctcgtcgcggcgctcttcgTGCACGTGGGCGCCGATGTGAAGCACGTGTACACAGTGGAGGCGAGCATGCTGCAGATTTACAACGAGCAGGTGGActgcctcctcggcgacgatcgcgagaAGGCGCAGGGGCTTCAGGTGACGGGCAAATCCGAGGTGAAGGGCCTGGTGTGGCACAAGTGCAAAACGCCGAACGAGCTCCTCCAGTGCTTTCAGAAGGGACGTATGAACCTGGTGTACGCGGAGACGAAGATGAACAAGTCTTCCAGCCGCTCGCACGCGGTTTTCCAGATCAAGGTTTCAAAGCGGCCGAGGGCGCTCGACAAGACCGGTACCAAGGGTGGCAAGGTTGAGATGAAGGCGACGTTCGGAAAGCTCACCGTGGTCGACCTCGCGGGTTCGGAGCGAATCAAGAAGAGCGGGGTCACCGGCACGCAGCTCAAGGAGGCCACGAACATCAACTCCAGCCTCCTCTCCTTCGGGAACATCGTCCAGGCGCTGGCCGAGAAGAAGAAATTCATCCCGTACAGGGACTCGAAGCTCACCAGGATCCTGGAGGATTCCGTCGGCGGCAACTGCAAGACGAGCCTGCTGGTGTGCtgctcgccctccgcggagTCATCCGACGAGACTGTGAGCACGCTCGAGTTTgcatcccgcgccgcgcgcatcgagaTCACCGCCACGATCAACGAG
- a CDS encoding predicted protein: MEEEDEPIESRAERVARLKAMIAAHSGGDGGSGGAAPGEGPATGKLINPLVDGSFGPSGVDIDPTAIHGKPIPGRLLPYMTPPEIAPPENAASRMVHDRIFNASQQHGQQPPQPGLHPGPFPPPPPPPQQLASGIGGGSGAGPPPPPPGGYPPPPGGYPPPPPMTGGHFGGGRGGAGGGGRGGNRGVKRDRGVGGRGGGRDGGDDDPSAYVKRSMVEDPWAHLGAGTDVATVDPQIVQRAAAAHRQGGGAGLDPQRHRLFDSLDA; the protein is encoded by the coding sequence ATGGAGGAGGAAGATGAACCTATCGAGTCCAGAGCtgaacgcgtcgcgaggcTGAAGGCCATGATCGCGGCGCACAGCGGCGGGGATGGGGGTTCGGGAGGAGCTGCGCCCGGGGAAGGGCCGGCGACCGGAAAGCTCATCAACCCCTTGGTCGACGGCAGCTTCGGACCGTCGGGTGTGGACATAGATCCCACGGCCATCCACGGCAAGCCGATCCCCGGTCGCCTGTTACCCTACATGACTCCGCCGGAGATCGCACCCCCCGAGAAtgccgcgtcgaggatggTCCACGACAGGATCTTTAATGCGAGCCAGCAGCACGGGCAACAACCCCCGCAGCCGGGGCTGCACCCCGGGCCGTTTCCCCCGCCCCCACCACCACCCCAGCAGCTCGCATCGGGTATCGGAGGCGGTAGCGGCGCTgggccgcccccgcccccgcccggtgGCTACCCTCCCCCGCCCGGTGGCTaccctcctccgcccccgATGACGGGTGGGCACTTTGGCggaggtcgcggcggcgcgggaggcggcgggcgaggaggcaACCGCGGGGTCAAGCGCGACCGGGGCGTCGGtggacggggcggcgggcgggacggaggcgacgatgATCCGAGCGCCTACGTCAAGAGGTCCATGGTGGAGGATCCGTGGGCGCACCTGGGGGCGGgcaccgacgtcgcgacggtggatCCTCAGATTGTTcagagggcggcggcggcgcaccgcCAGGGAGGCGGAGCCGGGTTAGATCCGCAGCGACACAGGCTGTTCGATTCATTGGACGCGTGA